A stretch of the Streptococcus himalayensis genome encodes the following:
- a CDS encoding DUF975 family protein — MDIRAIRAEARQVQATVKGIRLLFLVPILTTICSSLFNFFSPNVFSVQSQLQPQTFFSLLFNRSLFPIVINFVLLIFITSAFSALSEVLRGKQKEVNFQDSIRLFQGDVFGAVFSTLFVKRFVLFLWSLVATIGLFLICYSSIVILNLAFSYPNGIPLALEGRFGELGNYLIAGLILMFIGLAISIPQIYAYSQVEFILCDQLKSNHYQGPWAILRASRRMMKGYKGSRFILDLNFIGWYILSSFTFGILAIYVYPYIYASHAIFYEHLKAKQANL; from the coding sequence ATGGATATTCGTGCCATTCGAGCAGAAGCTCGTCAAGTTCAAGCGACAGTAAAAGGCATTCGCTTACTCTTTCTAGTCCCAATTCTCACTACTATTTGCTCATCCTTGTTCAATTTTTTTAGTCCCAATGTTTTCTCTGTTCAGAGCCAATTGCAGCCACAGACTTTCTTCAGTCTCCTCTTCAATCGGTCTCTCTTTCCAATCGTCATCAATTTTGTCCTTTTGATTTTTATCACTTCTGCTTTCTCAGCTTTATCGGAAGTTCTACGCGGGAAACAAAAGGAAGTGAATTTTCAAGATTCGATTCGTCTATTTCAAGGAGATGTGTTTGGAGCTGTTTTTTCGACCCTCTTTGTCAAACGATTTGTCCTCTTTCTCTGGAGCTTGGTTGCTACGATTGGCCTCTTTCTAATTTGCTATTCAAGTATTGTAATTCTCAATCTTGCCTTTTCCTATCCTAATGGCATTCCTTTGGCCTTAGAAGGGCGTTTTGGAGAGCTGGGAAATTATTTGATAGCTGGATTGATCCTGATGTTCATCGGTTTAGCCATTAGCATTCCTCAAATCTATGCCTATTCCCAAGTGGAATTTATCCTTTGTGACCAATTAAAATCCAATCACTATCAAGGCCCTTGGGCCATCCTAAGAGCAAGCCGCCGAATGATGAAAGGATACAAAGGAAGTCGATTTATCCTGGATCTGAATTTCATAGGCTGGTATATCCTATCTAGCTTTACCTTTGGTATTTTAGCTATTTATGTATATCCTTATATATATGCTAGCCACGCTATTTTTTACGAACACTTAAAAG